A region of the Bacillus sp. NP247 genome:
TATACGACCCATCGCAGCATGATTATGGTAGTGAAGTGCCAACAATGCGCGAAATTCGCCCAGGACATTTTGTATTATGTTCTGAAGCAGAGTATAAGAAATATAAAGAGATTTATCAATAATAAAAAGAGCCATTCTTCCGTTATGGAAGGATGGCTCTTTTTATTGATAAAGGTAGGTGAAGGGGTAGCTTTTAAAAGTAGTTTGTTTCAATGATTATTACTTAATTTAAACTATTAATATAAGAATCCTTTATAAGTTTATCCCTATTTGTGCTTAGAAAATAAGTGTTTTCTAAGTGGGGAAATCTTATTTTATTATTTTGATTGGTGAAAGAGATTGCACTAATATATATCATGATGTGTTTTAGAAGTGGAACCATTTTCGTATAGCAAATGAAAAGATTTATTGAATTATGAAGGAGAACGAGTATCCATTAAAAATAACGGGGAGGAAGTAATTTGCTGAAAAAAATTATTTCGATGTTCGTCGCTGTTGGGATAGTATTCGTAGTAGGTAGTAGTTTTAATGTGTCGCATGCGTATGTAAAGACAGGATACAAATTATCGACAAAAAACCAAAGCTTTAAATGGGGTGACCGCTTATCAGGAAGCAGTGTAATAAAGAGTGGCTGGCAGGATGCTATTTCATCTTGGCAAAATAGTGCAGCTAATGCCAAGTTCTTTTATCACGGATCTTCGGTGCATACATTAAATTCTTGGTATGAATCCTCGTCCACATATTATGGAAGAATGAATGTTCAACTAAATAATAAAATTGTTACGAAATTTTCTGGAGACATTAATGCAGGTAATACAAATATCACGAAATCAAATGTTGCTAAAAGTACGGCTGTTCATGAATTAGAACATGCATTAGGACTCGATCATAATACGGGGACATCTATTATGAATAGTGATAGAGATCGTGCCAAAATGCATGTTCCTCAAAAAGATGATGTGAATGGTGTAAATGCAATTTATAAATGAAATTAAGGAGGGATTTATAATGAATAAAAAATTGAAATTCATTTTGCTGACAGTCCCTTTCGTAATTTGCTTAAGTATAGGGGGATATAGTATTTATTTTGGAGAAATCGGAGATAAAACAATTTTAATAGCTAAAGATTTTCCATCCACAAGTAGATTAGAAGATATGGTTAAGGAAGCCGATGTAGTTGCTATAGGTAATTATGATGGCTTGGATTCAACT
Encoded here:
- a CDS encoding matrixin family metalloprotease, whose translation is MFVAVGIVFVVGSSFNVSHAYVKTGYKLSTKNQSFKWGDRLSGSSVIKSGWQDAISSWQNSAANAKFFYHGSSVHTLNSWYESSSTYYGRMNVQLNNKIVTKFSGDINAGNTNITKSNVAKSTAVHELEHALGLDHNTGTSIMNSDRDRAKMHVPQKDDVNGVNAIYK